Genomic segment of Calderihabitans maritimus:
CGGCCATTTTTTTGGAAACGGCAGAGCATGAGAAAGAGCATGCGAAGAGGGCTTTGAAATTTCTTGGAGTCCTGGGCTCAACCGAAGACAACCTGAAAGCGGCTATTGAGGGCGAGAATCAGGAATGGACTTCGATATACAAGGAGTTTGAAAAAGTCGCCAGAGAGGAAGGATTTCCGGAAGTGGCTGCCTTTTTCCGGGAAGTTGCCCGGGTGGAAGCTGAGCATGAGAAGAGATACCGGGCCTTGTTAAAAAACTTGCAGGAAGGTAAGGTGTTTATCAAGGACAAGCCGGTGAAGTGGCAGTGTCGAAATTGCGGCTATGTGTACGAGGGAATAGAAGCCCCGGAAGAATGCCCGGCTTGCGCACACCCGCGGTCATTCTACCAGTTGTTATGTGAGA
This window contains:
- the rbr gene encoding rubrerythrin; its protein translation is MDLKGSKTEANLWATFAGESQARNKYTYFGSIAKKEGFEQIAAIFLETAEHEKEHAKRALKFLGVLGSTEDNLKAAIEGENQEWTSIYKEFEKVAREEGFPEVAAFFREVARVEAEHEKRYRALLKNLQEGKVFIKDKPVKWQCRNCGYVYEGIEAPEECPACAHPRSFYQLLCENY